A region of Reichenbachiella carrageenanivorans DNA encodes the following proteins:
- a CDS encoding type III pantothenate kinase produces MIIAIDIGNTDVVIGFYEKEEWRHILRMPSNLEMDASEYEKRLRVFLLEEGIELFEIEKVILGSVVPDLTPVILEVFDQFKEGQMVLVDGELLQKLSLGRINPYELGADLAANAVGVFTMCQQSAIVVDFGTALTFTSVNNQGEIVGVAIAPGVQTAMKSLSSNTAKLPEIPLKIPAKALGNNTVEAMQAGIMQGYVGLVRHMVAQVKAEMGGQPKVIATGGLSFIFEPLHDLFDEMDVNLTLDGLRAMLSKLA; encoded by the coding sequence ATGATCATAGCGATAGATATAGGCAATACCGATGTGGTTATCGGATTTTATGAAAAGGAGGAGTGGAGGCATATCCTTCGGATGCCTAGCAACTTGGAGATGGATGCTTCTGAATATGAGAAGCGGTTGCGGGTATTTCTATTGGAGGAAGGTATAGAATTGTTTGAGATAGAAAAAGTGATTCTTGGTAGTGTGGTGCCAGACCTTACGCCAGTTATACTAGAAGTATTTGATCAGTTCAAGGAAGGGCAAATGGTCTTGGTAGACGGTGAGTTACTCCAAAAGTTGTCGCTTGGACGTATCAACCCATACGAGCTTGGTGCTGATCTGGCAGCGAATGCCGTAGGAGTTTTTACGATGTGTCAACAAAGTGCCATTGTGGTAGATTTTGGCACGGCTCTTACTTTTACCAGTGTTAATAATCAGGGAGAAATAGTAGGTGTAGCCATTGCACCAGGAGTGCAAACAGCGATGAAATCATTGTCGTCAAATACCGCTAAACTTCCCGAAATTCCTTTGAAAATTCCAGCCAAGGCTTTGGGTAATAATACCGTAGAAGCTATGCAGGCAGGGATAATGCAAGGCTATGTAGGGCTAGTACGGCATATGGTAGCTCAAGTCAAAGCAGAAATGGGAGGACAACCCAAAGTGATCGCTACGGGAGGGTTGTCTTTTATTTTTGAGCCGTTGCACGATCTTTTCGATGAGATGGATGTCAACCTAACCCTAGATGGGTTGCGCGCGATGCTATCCAAGTTGGCCTAG
- a CDS encoding RNA polymerase sigma-70 factor gives MLDNQVNLLVQRIINKDKSAFEIVFNEYYKALCNYAYRFVDEYEEAEEIVQDVFVKFWEKCDTIAQDSSLKSYLYRSVHNTCLNYLKHLKVRDSYRQFVIEQMAHVEDDEYEKEGEKNLQAEIYKAIDDLPPQCGKIFKLSRFEGLKYQEIADHMGLSIKTIEVQMGKALRVLRESLKEFRR, from the coding sequence ATGTTAGATAATCAGGTCAACTTACTCGTCCAGAGGATTATTAATAAGGACAAATCGGCCTTTGAAATTGTTTTCAACGAATACTACAAAGCGCTTTGTAATTACGCTTATAGATTTGTAGATGAATACGAAGAAGCCGAAGAAATCGTCCAAGATGTGTTTGTGAAATTTTGGGAAAAATGTGACACTATTGCACAAGATTCCTCGCTCAAATCCTATCTCTATAGATCCGTTCATAATACTTGCCTCAATTACCTCAAACACCTTAAAGTACGAGACTCCTATAGGCAATTTGTCATCGAGCAAATGGCACATGTCGAAGATGACGAGTATGAAAAAGAGGGGGAGAAAAACCTGCAAGCCGAAATCTACAAAGCCATCGATGATTTGCCTCCTCAGTGCGGAAAAATATTTAAACTAAGTAGATTTGAGGGATTAAAGTATCAGGAGATCGCCGACCACATGGGGTTATCCATCAAAACCATAGAGGTGCAGATGGGCAAGGCCTTGCGTGTACTTCGCGAAAGCCTGAAGGAATTCAGACGATAG
- a CDS encoding AMP-binding protein translates to MMKIVFQGSEYQLDTLDDLRQRYPEASKLLDFIQDWQQGKPSYEFQTSGSTSSPKVIDVNREQIVASARATGQFLELKKSDQVLCCLDPQFVASLMMAARCLIWNMDLALEKPSANPMTAIKNQIDFASFVPFQVYQMIADNNLHQLENIRNVLIGGAPLTPAAFGTLAQLNTNIYATYGMTETVSHIALMPVKGKYSQAYYHLLPNIVIGQDDEQCLKVSGAVTNHNTLQTNDIVEITGRTFRWLGRRDHVINSGGIKIHPEQLERKIANLLSSDFFISWQANEKLGNECILITKGAPMAIEKLEEIQKVVTEAFSKHHAPKRAVNVDTFEHTASGKIKREETRIKALKLGQLG, encoded by the coding sequence ATGATGAAAATAGTTTTTCAAGGGTCTGAATACCAACTGGACACGCTCGATGATCTTCGACAACGCTATCCTGAAGCATCCAAATTGCTTGATTTTATTCAAGATTGGCAGCAGGGCAAACCTTCCTATGAGTTCCAAACATCTGGATCTACCAGTTCCCCTAAAGTCATTGATGTAAATCGCGAACAAATAGTTGCAAGTGCGCGTGCTACCGGACAATTTTTAGAATTAAAAAAATCTGATCAGGTCTTATGCTGTCTAGATCCTCAGTTTGTCGCCTCACTCATGATGGCAGCTCGATGCCTCATTTGGAATATGGATTTGGCTTTAGAAAAGCCAAGCGCCAACCCCATGACCGCTATAAAAAATCAAATTGATTTTGCTTCATTTGTCCCTTTTCAGGTCTATCAAATGATTGCTGATAACAACCTGCACCAGTTAGAAAACATTCGGAACGTTCTGATTGGAGGTGCTCCATTGACTCCAGCCGCCTTTGGTACACTTGCCCAGCTCAACACCAACATATATGCTACCTACGGCATGACTGAAACAGTGAGCCACATTGCACTAATGCCTGTCAAAGGGAAATACTCACAGGCTTATTATCACCTTTTACCAAACATAGTGATCGGACAAGACGACGAGCAATGCCTGAAAGTCTCTGGCGCGGTCACTAATCATAATACACTCCAAACTAATGATATTGTTGAAATAACTGGTCGTACTTTTAGGTGGCTTGGACGAAGAGATCATGTGATCAACTCTGGGGGAATTAAAATCCATCCAGAACAGCTTGAAAGAAAAATTGCCAACCTACTCTCAAGTGATTTTTTTATTAGTTGGCAAGCCAATGAAAAATTAGGAAATGAATGTATTCTAATTACTAAAGGGGCACCCATGGCTATTGAGAAATTGGAAGAAATACAAAAGGTCGTCACTGAAGCTTTCTCTAAGCATCACGCACCCAAACGAGCAGTGAATGTTGACACTTTCGAACATACTGCTTCTGGAAAAATAAAAAGAGAAGAAACTCGGATAAAAGCGTTGAAACTAGGCCAACTTGGATAG